DNA sequence from the Candidatus Peregrinibacteria bacterium genome:
GACTTTTTCTTTTCTAACATCCTCTCTATTTCCTCTCGCTCTTTGAAGCTGATTGGCTTGCGAACTTGTTTCATGTCTAGAAATAAAATATAAACTTATTTTATCTCTAGGGTGGTGCTTATAATTTTAGAATGTACGCTTCGTACTTTTTCCTTGACTTTGAGAGGAAAAACCACGAGAATTCCCTGGCTTATTTCCATTCTTTTACGGTATTACAGTGCTGAAAATTCGATTACAACGGGCCGGACGAAGGAATCTGCCATTCTATCGCATTGTCGTTGCGGAAGACAGAAGTCCAATCAAAGGGCGCTATTTAGAGCTCCTGGGTCATTGTAATCCACTTTCTCGCCCAAAACTCCTTGAGGTCAAAAAAGAAAAAGTAGAACATTGGGTTTCCCTTGGCGCTCATCCTTCCCAGACTGTCGCAAGACTTCTCCTGAAACAGGGGATTTCAGTTGTAGAAAAGTTTATTGAGAAACGTGTCATGAAACCAACTCGAGCAGAAAGAGCGGCGCAAGAAAAAATTGAAAAGAAAGAAAGTGAAGCTCCCAAGGAAGAATCTGCTCCAAAAGAAAGTTCTTCCGAAGGCTCATCGAATGAAAAGGTTGAGAAGGCAGAGACAGTTCCAGAGGTATCAACAGAAAAAAAAGCAGAATAAATTTTTCCAGAATATTCTTTCCTTCCCCATATGTCGGAATATATCGAACAAGGTTTTCTCGAGTATGTTCTCAAAAATCTTTTAGATGACCCCACGAAACTCGTCATCACGAGAACGGTTGATGATCTCGGTGTACTTCTAGAAGTCCAAGTTTCCGAGTCCGATATGGGAAAGCTCATTGGAAAGGGAGGACAAACAGCAAAGGCGCTCAGAATTTTGCTCCGCTTGATCGGCGCCAAGAAAAATGAAAGAATCAACCTGAAGATTCTTGAACCACCGAAAAGCGAAGAAGTGATATAGAGAACTCTTCATCTTCGCCCTTTTTCTTTCTCCTATGCCACTCCAAAATTCGACAATTCCTATTATTGGAGAGGAAGTAGGATTCGTAGAACTTGCAAATATGTTTGTGGCTCTTGCCATCATTCTTGCGGGAGCACTTTCGGTGATTTATATTTTCGTTGGTGGCATTTCTTTTATTCTTTCTGCTGGGCAGGAAGATAAGATTAAAAGCGCTGTCCAGACAATTCGATATGCTGTTATTGGACTCATCGTTACTATTTTTGCGATGGTAGCGGTTCAAATTGTCGGAAGACTCTTTGGATTCGATTTAATTCCATATCTCAGCTGGGAAGCTATGAAGAACATGATCACGGTCATTTTTGAACGCCTTACGACGAACGCAAATTCTTCTCAAGGAGGAGCTCCGCTCGGGTAATTCCGACGATAATGCCAAGTACATTATTCATTTTTTATGAAAAAGTCGGCGTTAGTACTTTCAGGAGGAGCAAGTTTAGGGGCGGCTCATATTGGTGCGCTTCAGGTACTTGAAAAAAAATATACATTTGATTTTCTTGCCGGTGTTTCTGCAGGAGCAATTGTTGCTGCTGCATTTGCGTGTGGAAAAACTGCTGAACAAATTGCAAAAGAACTCTACAAACAGAGTTTTTTTCATTTAGGACTCGATTTTACGAGGAGCAGTTTCGGAATTTTGCAAGGAACAAAAATTCTCGAAGTGCTCAATAAATTTTTTGAGAATAAAAATTTCGAAGATTTACATCCACACAAAAAATTGATGATAGGAACTACTGATTTTCAGACAGGCGAAAGAGTAATAATTACTTCGGGAAATATTGCAGAAGCTGTTCGCGCTTCCATTTCTCTTCCCGTTATTTTTGAACCTTTTCTGCACCAGGGGAGATGGCTCATCGATGGAGGAGTGGCACAAAATTTTCCGCTCGATCTTGCTATTGAACATTATGAAGGAGATCATATTATCGGAATAGATGTCGCCACGTGTTTTTCCCGAGATTTCGATTTCACGGAAAAACGAATCTTCAGAAAATTATCACATATACACCTCATCCTCGAAAGAACTCTTCGTATTTTTTTTAAGAATCAGGAAAAATTTCCCATTGATGAGCGCGTCAAAATCATCAGACCATCTCTTCAGGATTTCCATGGACTCGACGTTTTGCGTCTCAAGGAAATCGAAAACGCAGGTCGAGAGGCGGCTGAAAAAATGAATACTGCGTAAATTTCTACTCTGCAAAAAGAACCGAAGCGTCAGAATCATTGCTTTTAACCGGAGCTTTTTCATCAGGAGACGACGGATTTTCCTTCTGAAGAGATGGGTCTGAAGACACGCTACTATCTTGCTCTGAAAGGAATGTATTCAGGAATGACTCGATCTTCTCGGGGACGGAAATATTGACTGTATCTGTTTTTTCTACCTTATAATCCACCACTCCTGAGAAAATATCCTGCTGATCCAATTTTGCGCGAAGATCGATGAGAATTGCCAATTCCGAGTATTTGAGATCATTAACATATATTTCAAGCGATTGATCAGGAAAATTTACCCACGCGGAATACTCCTTTTCCCCTTTTGTTTCCAAAGAAAAGGAAACATCGGATTCCGAATTTTTTGGTACTTCTTCATTATTATAATACATGCTTGAGAAAAGTAGTTCCTTTCTCAGAGTTCCGGTAAGAGTATTATCGCCATAAGTTCCGCTCAAAACATTAACTCCATTTAAGAGGAAAGAGTAAGCTCCATCTTTTTTTTTGAAAAGAACCGAATCTGGCGAGGCGTCTATAGAAACAAGTATTTCTTCAGCATTCTTTACCACTTTTACAGTACCCTTTTGTCCGTCAGCTCCAACAAGATTTCCCGAAAATTCAAAGAACCAAATATTAGAAGTGTTCACGGAAAGAATTCCCTGAAGCGCATACTGGCCATTCTTGAGCTCATTCTCAATATTTGTTTTTGCCTGTTCAAAGGCTTCAGAATTTACTTTTCCATCCGGTCCAGTAAAGTAAAACTGCGCGAGGGCAATGAGTCCCTTTTGAAGAGCGTCTTTGTCGAGTTCTACTTCAAAACGGAGCATTCCATTCTCCTCAGGAAGAACATTTCTGAGTTTCCAGATATGAACCTCATTCAGAGCTTCTCGCAGTCTTTTTTTGAGATCAAGAAACATCTCTCCAGGCCTACGAAAAGCCTCTGCAATACGAAATGATGCATTTTCTGGAGAGATTTGATTCATGAGTGTATCTATTTCATCAAAAGTCGCCCCATACCATTTTTGTAAATAAGGTCCGACAAACATTTCTACTGGGAATGGTTTTCCATTAAGAAAGGCTTCGGCCTTTGATAACGATCCAATTATTTGTTTATTTGCCACCTTTAAGACAAATTCGCCGGTTCCTTTTCCATTTTGTTCTCCTTTCATCTCTCCTGAAAGTGTGATTGTGTTTTCTGCTTTCGGATTATTCTCTTCAGAAAAATCAGAACTTCCTTTTGAGATGAGTGAAAAATCCACTGTCTCAGCTTCCGGAACGGTGAGGTTCGCTTTTCCTGAAATGGAAAAATTCGAAGTGTATACATCAGGAATATTAACATCAGGAACAAAGCTTAAAACCCATTCAACAAATTCACCTTGCATTTGTTCAGAAATTTTTTCAAAATCAGAACTCGTCGCAGGAACAGGCGGATATTCTTTCCACTTTGGAGTTTCTTTTGTGAAGAAGGAACATCCGAAAAAAACAACACTCAGGGCAAGCATTACAAAATATTTTTTCATAGAGAGAATTCTAAGGAAGAAAAGTGCATGTATTCTCTCAGATACTCCTCAAGAAAAAAAGAGATTTTCGAAAAAATGTTTTTTCCAAGAAAAAGCTCCTATTCCACTCAGAAATAGGAGCTCCCTTTAATACCATAATTCAATAAATTACCAACACTCATTTGCTCCGTTTACCCAGCGCCCGTCAGAACATTGGTAAGTACCACCAAATCCACTACCGCTTGGGAAGTTATTCCTCACTCCATCGGTAATACTTTTGCTAAAGTCACTATCTCGCTGTGCAGCTTCTATTTCCTCTGGAGTCATAGTTTTAGCTTGCTCAAGGGTATCATTATAGACGCCTATAGCATTTTTATAGAGCTCATCAGCAGTGGGTGTTCCAGTAGAACCTCCAGTATCGTAATTATAGTTATTCGTATTTCCGGTATCGAAATTATAGTTATCAGTATTTCCGGTATCGAAATTGTAGTCATCAGTATTTCCGGTATCGAAATTGTAGTCATCAGTATTTCCGGTATCGAAATTGTAGTCATCAGTATTTCCGGTATCAAAATTATAATTATCGGTATTTCCACTATCTTTTGTGTCGAGATCATAGTTTCCGGCATCTTCTGTACCAAAGTCATAGTTCTCATCAAAAAACTCACCGAAATCATCTTCGTATTCACCGAAGTCATATTCTCCGTCAACTCCATAATCTTCACCAAGGTCATATTCTCCGTTAACTCCAGAGTCTTCACCAAAATCGTACTCTTCATCTAATCCATAATCTTCTTCGAGTCCATACTCTTCACCAAATCCATAATCTTCTTCGGTTACTTCATATTCATCAAGTTGATATTCATCATCAAAGTAATCTTTTCCAAGAGACAATGAAGAGAGATCAAGCTCATCAGACGCACCATAGGTTGTTTCAAATTCGTCTGTAAATTGAGAGAGATCATCTGCATATTCCTTATCAAGTCCAACTTCCTCAACATCGAGATAGTAGTCGTCGAGATTTGAATCGTAGAAACCATCCGTGTTTGCAGTAGAATAATAAGAATCGATTTCATCAAAGTAGTCGTTTACTTCTTCAGTACTGAATCCATATTGGTCGAGTTCAGTAGGGTTCGTGTCTTCCACAAAGATAACAACAACTTTATCTTCCTTCTTCTTTTCTGGAACAGGAGCAAAGGATTTTTTCTTGCTGTTGTAAGAATACTCTTTGTTGTTTTTGTCCACGTACACGTATCCCGGACTCACGTAAGAATTTTTCTTTTTGTCATAGGTATATTTATTCCCCTCTGGATCTTTATATACGGTTTCGTATTGATACACCTTGTTCGTTTTTGGATCCACGAGATAGACATTTTTGTTTGCATCTACATATACATCATAAACAACTTCTTGTTTCTTTGTTGTTTTCGTAGATTTTCCTGCATCACCTTTTCTTCCTGGTTCAGAAGTCGGTGCCTTTCCAGCGTTTCCGCCTGGTTTCTTTGCAGAATCAGTTGATTTCTTCGTGGAGTCTGTTGATTTCTTTGTAGAAGGAGTTTCCCCTTTCTTTGTTTTCTCCTTTTCTGCTTTTTTCTTGAGATATGCATTGGCGAATGCGTCGATTCCGGGGTCTTTGTTCCCTTTCTTTGTATATTCATTTTTGGCGTCGTAGATTTCTTGTGGCCAGTCACCCTTCGGTTTTTCTACAGCAAAGGCACTTCCAGAAATGGCAGCGAGAGTAAGGGCGAAAAGAAGAGAAAAAAATACGAGAGAGAATTTCTGAGATATGTTTTTCATGGAAAAAAGATGAAAGAAAAAAAACGGGAGAAATACGCGACAAAGCTTGCACGGAGAAATAGTGATATAAATTCGGTTTTTTGAAAAGAGAATTTTTGTTTTTTTGTCATGGGTTCCCCCATAGCTTCTTAATTATAATACATTTTCATATAAAATTCAATATGTTTTTGCAAATTTCTACGCGGCTTCAGTTCGGCAACGAAAAAAGAGGCACTCTTCGTAAGGAAGAATACCTCTTTTAAAAACTTCGTTTAGGGGAAGAGTTATTTCACTTTCTTTAAATCCTCCAGCTTTACCTCTGGGGCTTCCTTTAATACTTTCTCCTCTTTCAATTCTGACGCATCTTCTTTTTTTATCTCCTTAATTACCTTCTTCTTTGTGAGGTCCTCCTTATTGATGGTATTGGTATCAGGTTTTTTTTCTGGACTTGAGAAAAAGGAACATCCGTAGAGCGAAACTGAAAGAGCAAGAATCATGAGCACAGAAGTAAGTTTCTTCATAGTGTATGGAAATAAAAGAATACGTGCGTATTTTCTCAAATTCCTACAATAATGCAAGAAACTTTTTTTGAATGCATTAAAAAATTTCAGAAAAAAATTTTCTGCTCAGAGATATTTCTCCGATATATTTTTGCTCGAACCCTAGAAACTTCTCTTTTGAGAAAGAAAAGCATTGATGGATTCCCTTCTTTTTCATACAATGCCCCCGATGCCTCGGTAGCTCAGTGGATAGAGCAGTGCCCTTCTAAGGCAAAGGCCACAGGTTCAAATCCTGTCCGAGGCACCAGAATAGCAGGAATTAGGAATGAGGAATGAGGAATGAGGAATTAGGATGAGAAGAGCTTCCTTAGAGAAGGAACGTTCTTTCTCTTACTATCTCTTGAGAGGAAGAGAAGGAGAGAGGTTCTGTGCTGTGTCTCTTAAATATTTTTCTACATTTTCAATCGGTTCAGCTCCAACGTACATACTCTCGTTTACAAAAAAAACTGGAGTCACTCGTACGCCGCGCTCTACACCTTCAGCAACATCATTTTTTATAAGGCTTTCTGTTTCTGGGCTTGAAATACAGAGAGATAAGTCTTCCAAGTTCAACTCCATACTTTTTGCTATTTCTTGAAGATTCTCATCTGAAAGGCTTTGTGCAGAAAAAAGAGAACTGTTCATTTCTTCCAACTTGTCTTGTTCTCCGGCACAAAGACTGTATTTTGCTGCGGAAATTGAATGTGGATGAATCTCAAGCGGAAAATATCGAAGACGAATTTGAACGAGTGGATGTTTTTTCCGAATGACGGCAAGAGTGTTTGTTTCAAATATTTTACAAAAAGGACATTCAAAATCTGAAAACACTTCAATGCGACCAGAAAGTTTTGAGAGAAGAACGTCCTTTTCGGACTCTTGTACTTTTGAATTCTTTGGAACATTTTCGACTGGGGGAATATTCCCTTCTAATGGGAGCTCTTCCGGAGGAGATATGGGGAGCGGTTCGATTTCGGGAACTTCTTGAGGAAGAACAATTTTGAGGTCTGTATCATTCGTCTTCGTATCTTTCTCAATTTCATCACTTTCTGCGGAAAAAAATTCAGGAACTTTTAGAGGTTCTGTTTTAGGAATATTTTTATTCGAAATACGAGGAAAATCACATCCAGAAATAATAAAGAAAATGGCAACAAGCCCCAAAAACATAATTCTATTTTTTCGCATATAGCAATGGAAAGGCATGGAAGAGCATACTGAATTTCAATGTGAGAGTACAGGAGGCATTTTTTTTATTTCAACAGTTTTCCAAAAACTGCAGAGTGGTTCGAGCACCTTCTTCGCCTGAAGCGCTTTTTCTTTTGTGGTAAACACTGCAAAAATTGCTGATCCAGAACCGGTAAGTGCGCTCATTTTCGCATCAAGAGAAATAAAATCATCACGTAATTTTTTGAGATCAGGAAAGTGTGCGAAAATGGGAAGTTCAAAATCATTTATCACCTCGGCCGTGTTTTTATGAAGAGATCTATAAGCATCGAGTTCTCCATAAGCCCATTTGGTGTTACACAAAATTTTTGGGAGCATCGCAATGGAGATGAATTTCCCTGAAAAATCATCATCAGAAATTTCTTCACATATTTCTCCGTGTCCAGAAACATTCGCTTTTGTATAAGGAGAGAAGAAAAAAGGGACATCACTTCCGAGGCTGAGACATATTT
Encoded proteins:
- the rpsP gene encoding 30S ribosomal protein S16, whose product is MLKIRLQRAGRRNLPFYRIVVAEDRSPIKGRYLELLGHCNPLSRPKLLEVKKEKVEHWVSLGAHPSQTVARLLLKQGISVVEKFIEKRVMKPTRAERAAQEKIEKKESEAPKEESAPKESSSEGSSNEKVEKAETVPEVSTEKKAE
- a CDS encoding KH domain-containing protein, yielding MSEYIEQGFLEYVLKNLLDDPTKLVITRTVDDLGVLLEVQVSESDMGKLIGKGGQTAKALRILLRLIGAKKNERINLKILEPPKSEEVI
- a CDS encoding patatin-like phospholipase family protein gives rise to the protein MKKSALVLSGGASLGAAHIGALQVLEKKYTFDFLAGVSAGAIVAAAFACGKTAEQIAKELYKQSFFHLGLDFTRSSFGILQGTKILEVLNKFFENKNFEDLHPHKKLMIGTTDFQTGERVIITSGNIAEAVRASISLPVIFEPFLHQGRWLIDGGVAQNFPLDLAIEHYEGDHIIGIDVATCFSRDFDFTEKRIFRKLSHIHLILERTLRIFFKNQEKFPIDERVKIIRPSLQDFHGLDVLRLKEIENAGREAAEKMNTA
- a CDS encoding thioredoxin domain-containing protein, with amino-acid sequence MRKNRIMFLGLVAIFFIISGCDFPRISNKNIPKTEPLKVPEFFSAESDEIEKDTKTNDTDLKIVLPQEVPEIEPLPISPPEELPLEGNIPPVENVPKNSKVQESEKDVLLSKLSGRIEVFSDFECPFCKIFETNTLAVIRKKHPLVQIRLRYFPLEIHPHSISAAKYSLCAGEQDKLEEMNSSLFSAQSLSDENLQEIAKSMELNLEDLSLCISSPETESLIKNDVAEGVERGVRVTPVFFVNESMYVGAEPIENVEKYLRDTAQNLSPSLPLKR